A window of the Harmonia axyridis chromosome 5, icHarAxyr1.1, whole genome shotgun sequence genome harbors these coding sequences:
- the LOC123680728 gene encoding protocadherin-like wing polarity protein stan isoform X2: protein MLKPPLGTYKSFMGRLSPFFLFLLYFGHCTAYFLLVDNTLNPGDTIFNSSVYRLGSERRYELNIKKSAHFVGSLMKVDPKTGELKLREVLSCDEVYYPSLFTVHIDSTSKRLTDIDYYSLPIRIFIVGDRCDRYEEEEDDGYLYDSFRRRRRSVPLNPFMHNLHQSVKNRITEAKQWISETYASFAIPTSGKWRKICLKKSQFVNSIRAFIPKTISDYCNVTFHYVNDDRFMIEHSQGDLVASRDVCLVEPMWKVTILFSTYCHDVRVVNTEHRLKVVYHHQVFNDSDIARRVRRELRNQSPFFELHLYIASVLEECEPGVVVTTVKARDPENSPITYSMTSLLDSRTQSMFDIDSKTGVVTTKVKLDRELVDVHYFRVTATDDSFPPRSGTTMLQINVLDANDHSPVFEMTEYDASIKESVSIGSTVITLKATDQDVGKNADVEYAIESINGGGLSSEEEDNKAFKIDGKTGVITTRSNLDRESTEVYTLLVSATDSANPQSARKSSTATVIIHILDDNDNYPQFSEKTYTVSIDEDINWVSNPVILHIKATDADQGNNAAIRYAITSGNTQSQFAIDSLTGDISLVKPLDYETIRSYRLTVRAQDGGSPARSNSTQVLINVRDVNDNAPRFYTSLFQESVSENVPKGYSIVKIQAYDGDEGPNAEIKYTMSERDASGGSTKDLPIAIDDHTGWIYTTKELDREDRAKFMFQVFATDQGKPPQSASASVIISVQDVNDNDPTFEPKIYEAVVAEDDPPGTPVTTVSATDADEDTRLHYELTNGNVRGRFAITSQNGRGVITIAQPLDYKQEKKYILTVTATDSGGRSDTATVYVNITDANNFAPVFENAPYTASVFEDAPIGTTVLVVSATDNDVGLNAQITYSLAEGLGDPSVTEFAINPQTGAITTTKILDREIKSGYLLTIAAKDGGSPSLSDTTDVEITVTDVNDNYPVFKQSSYSGSVAEDALVGTSVVQVSASDADIGLNGKIRYTLSEKDQEEGSFVIDPTSGVIRTNKGLDRESVAVYELEAYAIDRGSPTLSSSVPVIIRIEDINDSPPAFDSDKITLYIPENSPIGSTVGSIHAKDPDEGPNAIVQYSIIGGEDSESFSLITRPGTDKAELITMVELDYESPKKRFDLIVRAASPPLRNDAHVEILVTDVNDNAPVLHDFYVLFNNFKDYFPSAPIGRIPAFDADVSDKLYYRILSGNNANLVALNETTGQIQLSPQLNTNVPKIASMEVSVSDGLNDVKAIMQLSVVLITEEMLLKSITVRLNQMTKEAFLSPLLNFFIDGLAAIIPCPKENIFIFSIQDDTDVQSKILNVSFSVRRPDVPREEFYMPQFLQEKVYLNRAILAKLSTVQILPFDDNLCVREPCLNFEECLTVLKFGNVSDFISSDTVLFRPIYPVTTFTCQCPEGFTGSKEHYLCDTEVNLCYSSPCKNNGTCKIREGGYTCVCPENYSGKNCEIYTKEKTCNAELCKDDPTCNTRKTTIDDICEDCSLENTVDLYTPFCELKSRSFGKNSFLTLPSLKQRHRLHIKLGFATQSLNGLLLYNGRYNEHHDFIALEIINGNVQFSFSLGDRTTQVTASIPDGVSDGKWHTAEVHYFNKTAKLSIDDCDTELALKYGAELGEKWNCASFAEHELEPRCSSPTETCHRFLDLTGPLELGGLPSLPSMFQTKNVDFEGCIANFYIDYKLIDLNDFVSDNGTTSGCPEKKSFCKSLPCQNGGTCKDGWNTYQCICPRGYGGKDCSEVISLPWQFSGDGTLSFNPLLRPIQLPWLNALSIRTLQADTFLMSIQVGQNSSAVLSLRNGLLAYTYNTEEFELKTKVLSDGHWHHIEVTWLGTEIRLSVDYGDHSVMIPFFEKIQGLYVGKILIGGPDNSYSSLNAGYNYLEGCLQDVRIGNNQTSLSRPTVKENVQEGCNVLTECQSECSDNAECIVEWGKSRCECDRGYVGALCQPVCNINPCENGAECIENSELSKGYQCMCNSSEYSGEYCEDKMAQPCPSSWWGYPVCGPCHCDVNAGYNPDCDKKTGQCYCRENHYQPKGSTKCTPCDCYHVGSYGSQCDQETGQCKCREGVIGPNCDSCPNAYAEVTLKGCEVIYDGCPRSSSKSIWWPRTLFGSEAIEPCPKGSQGRSSRKCDNESNGWQEPDLFNCTSDRFVLLREELSSLESGALNMNTFVAIKLASDLYKATKMTTYLYGADVLVTFDLLRELLQYEFKLFGLNLTHSQDKDYIRNIVYSVNTVLDAKHKDHWLRIKQLTNEPVDKLVALVEKYLMVLSMSQHDTYTSPFEIVSPNMVLGLDVVTAESLYGFEVELPTMSNQMYTTEKIVLPDTSDFLKPNVQSMSSQGPLVGFPKYNNYILDKTKFDQNTKLYVPLKLLGIEPVKSYELVTKHSLPQEGAVVSYAQYKEAGLLFPKHYDASVVSRWGVDITLGSPIISVHILVPEYVEAVKPLPMDILKFRDYQQSDLVHDEKDSWFKQTPEDGGGKFHKNDPQFLIYNNRRKRDDMSTKRLLYKSLSGTQLKHSIRLQIWLNSSDTIFNERSNPQCVHWSTARGIGEWSRVGCRTELAENWFDVDEDTPLMINCTCNHLSTFAVLVDVVDLEYIPEPSLLEDVTSYSCFSISLPLLLATYLILALIRGVQTNSNVIRKNLVFCVFLAELLYFVALKARKSLVHNEICCKLIAISLHYLWLTSFSWMLVDAIHLYRMLTEMRDINHGPMRFYYCMGYVMSAVIVSLAVGVRAHQYGNFYFCWMSLYESIIWSMVGPICIMVFVNFIILALCIRAAFTIQDHILGFGNLRTLLWVSAIALPLMGSTWILALMAASERHPLFTPALSAAVLVHAAFSLAGYCFANERVRENLLRSLMRCMGKKVPLLETTSVGGIPSTSSQNINIQSRSALAYHSGLDQRRNMGISNSSTTSRSTTKTGSSPYRSDTHLRHTSTSTSNYNSTSDVPSYLRGYDTGLHKHRELPEETEERSRERRRDSDSDSDGSEGRSLDLASSHSSDDDESSNRRHRLRGIDNRQSYLPNITENVVSRCGSPPSLNVVTNSQLFPAVPPAYGPRWTSQLPETYLHSPNIPEVGRWSAETGSDNEMCQKTSSPNPLPNPNVPSDTCIPHLQSENYMVRPHYDNHYNPKNQVFKNNYVPKMMPHENMNYQDYNERMSDIEEKHQMNDKYLFPYTAEEDHAPMHNIYPAHQVSHNDVNNPCMDYHGSAMGSRIGSVLGSFHGSVGGSVRSSPSPLMPPVTMMHGGHHQDSHQKKADDNEETSV from the exons GAAAGTCACCATTCTCTTTTCCACATATTGCCACGATGTGAGGGTGGTAAACACAGAACATCGACTGAAAGTTGTCTACCATCATCAGGTCTTCAATGATTCCGATATAGCCAGGAGAGTTCGTAGAGAGTTGAGGAATCAATCGCCTTTCTTCGAACTTCACCTGTATATCGCGAGTGTTTTGGAGGAATGCGAACCAG GTGTCGTGGTTACAACAGTCAAGGCCAGGGATCCAGAAAACAGCCCAATCACCTACTCTATGACCAGTTTATTAGACTCCAGAACCCAGTCGATGTTCGACATCGACTCAAAGACAGGAGTCGTCACCACCAAAGTAAAACTCGACAGAGAACTTGTCGATGTCCACTATTTCAGAGTAACGGCCACAGACGACAGTTTTCCTCCAAGATCTGGCACTACTATGCTCCAAATCAACGTTCTAGATGCCAACGACCACTCTCCTGTCTTTGAAATGACCGAATACGATGCTAGCATCAAAGAAAGCGTTAGTATCGGATCTACTGTTATAACCTTGAAAGCCACAGACCAAGATGTGGGCAAAAACGCTGACGTAGAGTACGCCATAGAAAGTATAAATGGAGGGGGTCTATCCTCGGAAGAAGAAGACAACAAGGCGTTCAAGATTGATGGAAAAACTGGGGTTATAACTACTAGGAGCAATCTAGACCGTGAAAGTACCGAAGTTTACACCCTTTTGGTTAGCGCTACAGATTCTGCCAATCCTCAATCAGCTAGAAAGTCATCCACTGCCACCGTGATCATACATATCTTAGATGATAATGATAACTATCCCCAGTTTTCTGAGAAGACTTATACGGTTTCCATTGATGAAGATATAAACTGGGTATCTAACCCTGTCATCCTGCATATCAA GGCAACAGATGCGGACCAAGGGAATAACGCCGCCATTAGATACGCCATTACAAGCGGAAACACCCAATCACAATTTGCCATCGACAGCTTAACAGGAGATATTTCTCTTGTGAAACCCCTGGACTACGAAACCATACGAAGTTACCGACTAACCGTAAGAGCTCAAGATGGGGGAAGCCCAGCCAGATCCAATTCCACCCAGGTTTTAATCAAC GTTAGGGATGTCAACGACAATGCTCCCCGTTTCTACACTTCGTTATTTCAAGAGAGCGTCTCTGAAAATGTTCCGAAAGGCTATAGCATAGTTAAAATCCAAGCTTATGATGGTGACGAAGGGCCTAATGCTGAAATTAAATATACCATGTCAGAAAGGGATGCTAGTGGAGGAAGTACCAAAGATCTACCGATAGCCATAGATGACCATACTGGTTGGATTTACACAACGAAGGAACTTGATAGGGAGGACAGGGCTAAGTTCATGTTTCAG GTTTTCGCAACGGACCAAGGCAAACCACCCCAATCTGCAAGCGCTAGCGTCATAATATCAGTTCAAGACGTCAATGACAACGATCCAACCTTCGAGCCTAAGATATACGAAGCTGTGGTTGCCGAAGATGATCCCCCAGGTACTCCTGTCACCACAGTGTCTGCAACTGACGCAGACGAGGACACTCGTCTTCACTACGAATTGACGAACGGCAATGTGCGAGGCAGGTTCGCCATAACCTCACAAAACGGCAGAGGCGTCATCACCATAGCCCAGCCCCTGGACTACAAGCAAGAGAAGAAGTACATATTAACAGTCACTGCTACAGACTCTGGAGGACGAAGCGACACTGCCACAGTTTACGTCAACATTACAGACGCCAACAATTTCGCTCCAGTTTTCGAGAACGCACCGTACACTGCTAGC GTTTTCGAAGACGCTCCGATCGGCACTACAGTCTTGGTGGTTTCGGCCACTGACAACGATGTAGGATTGAACGCCCAGATAACCTATTCCCTTGCCGAAGGCCTGGGAGATCCTTCAGTCACAGAATTCGCCATCAATCCGCAGACCGGTGCCATAACAACCACGAAAATCCTAGATCGCGAGATCAAGAGTGGTTATCTCCTAACTATAGCGGCCAAAGATGGCGGATCTCCCTCTCTATCCGATACCACGGACGTGGAGATCACTGTGACAGATGTCAACGACAACTATCCGGTTTTCAAGCAGTCGTCCTACTCTGGCAGCGTTGCGGAAGACGCTTTAGTGG GTACTTCTGTGGTTCAGGTTTCTGCATCTGATGCCGATATTGGACTTAACGGAAAAATACGGTATACACTGAGTGAGAAAGATCAGGAGGAAGGTTCCTTTGTTATCGACCCGACTAGCGGAGTAATCAGAACTAACAAAGGATTGGATAGGGAGTCTGTTGCTGTCTATGAACTGGAGGCATATGCCATAGATAGGGGTTCGCCTACGCTGAGTAGTTCTGTGCCTGTTATCATCAGGATAGAAGATATAAACGATTCACCTCCAGCTTTTGATTCCGACAAGATAACTTTGTACATACCGGAAAATAGTCCAATTG GTTCCACAGTCGGTTCAATCCACGCTAAGGACCCTGACGAAGGCCCCAACGCCATCGTCCAGTACTCCATCATAGGCGGCGAAGACTCCGAGAGTTTCTCCCTCATAACGCGTCCTGGCACCGATAAGGCCGAACTCATCACCATGGTCGAGCTGGACTACGAGAGCCCGAAGAAGAGGTTCGACCTCATTGTCAGAGCTGCCAGTCCCCCATTGAGAAACGACGCCCACGTGGAGATCCTGGTGACGGACGTCAATGACAACGCACCAGTCCTCCACGACTTCTACGTCCTCTTCAACAACTTCAAGGACTACTTCCCATCAGCCCCAATCGGAAGGATACCAGCCTTCGACGCCGACGTCTCCGACAAGCTCTACTACCGGATACTATCCGGCAACAACGCCAACTTGGTTGCCTTGAACGAGACGACCGGGCAGATACAGTTGTCGCCCCAGTTGAACACTAACGTGCCTAAGATCGCCTCTATGGAGGTGTCTGTCTCGGATGGCCTTAACGATGTGAAGGCTATAATGCAGTTGTCCGTTGTGTTGATCACGGAGGAGATGTTGCTGAAGTCTATCACCGTCAGGTTGAACCAGATGACCAAAGAGGCCTTCCTGTCGCCcctgttgaatttttttattgacggGTTGGCTGCCATCATTCCCTGTCCGAAagagaatatttttatatttagcaTCCAG GACGACACAGATGTCCAATCAAAAATTTTGAACGTTAGTTTTTCCGTTAGAAGACCAGATGTGCCTAGAGAAGAATTTTACATGCCGCAGTTTCTGCAAGAAAAGGTTTATTTGAATAGAGCAATTTTGGCCAAGTTATCCACCGTACAA ATATTACCCTTCGATGATAATTTGTGTGTGAGGGAACCTTGCTTGAATTTCGAAGAATGCCTAACGgtcttgaagtttggaaacgtctCTGACTTCATAAGCAGCGATACTGTTCTGTTTAGGCCTATTTATCCAGTTACAACTTTTACATGCCAATGTCCAGAAGGTTTCACAG GTTCGAAGGAACATTACTTGTGTGACACCGAGGTGAATCTTTGCTACTCCTCGCCTTGTAAGAACAACGGCACCTGTAAGATCAGAGAAGGCGGTTATACATGTGTTTGTCCAGAAAACTATTCAG GTAAAAACTGCGAAATATACACCAAAGAGAAGACTTGCAATGCAGAGTTGTGTAAGGATGACCCAACATGCAACACCAGAAAGACTACCATAGATGATATTTGCGAAGATTGCTCCCTGGAGAACACTGTTGATTTATATACACCGTTTTGCGAATTGAAAAGCAGAAGTTTCGGAAAGAATTCTTTTCTAACGCTACCCAGTTTGAAGCAAAGGCACCGTCTGCATATTAAATTAGG ATTTGCCACCCAATCGTTGAATGGTCTCTTGTTGTACAACGGAAGATATAATGAACATCATGACTTTATCGCTTTGGAAATAATCAATGGAAATGTGCAGTTTTCGTTTTCTTTAGGAGATAGGACAACTCAAGTTACAGCGTCTATTCCAGATGGAGTTTCAGATGGAAAATGGCACACAGCCGAGGTGCACTACTTTAACAAG acCGCAAAACTGTCTATTGACGATTGTGACACCGAATTGGCCCTCAAGTATGGCGCAGAACTCGGAGAGAAATGGAACTGTGCATCATTCGCAGAACACGAACTAGAACCTAGATGCTCCTCACCAACAGAAACATGCCACAGATTCCTCGATTTAACTGGTCCTTTAGAATTGGGCGGCCTCCCTTCGTTACCTTCGATGTTCCAAACCAAAAACGTCGACTTCGAAGGGTGCATAGCGAATTTTTATATCGACTACAAGCTGATCGATCTCAACGA CTTTGTTAGCGATAACGGAACTACTTCAGGTTGCCCGGAGAAGAAGTCTTTTTGCAAGTCTTTACCTTGCCAGAACGGAGGTACCTGTAAAGATGGTTGGAATACCTACCAATGTATTTGTCCCAGGGGGTATGGTGGTAAAGATTGCAGTGAAG TTATAAGTTTGCCATGGCAATTCTCTGGAGATGGTACGCTCTCTTTCAATCCTCTTCTAAGACCAATCCAACTGCCTTGGTTGAACGCCCTTTCTATCAGAACCCTGCAAGCAGATACTTTCCTAATGTCTATACAAGTTGGCCAGAACAGCTCAGCTGTATTGTCG TTGAGGAATGGTTTGTTGGCATACACTTACAACACGGAAGAGTTTGAGTTGAAAACCAAGGTGTTATCAGACGGACACTGGCATCATATTGAGGTCACTTGGTTAGGTACTGAAATAAGACTTTCAGTAGACTACGGAGATCACAGTGTGATGATACCGTTCTTTGAGAAAATACAAGGATTGTACGTTggaaaaattcttattggaggTCCTGATAATAGCTACAGCagtttgaatgctggatataaCTATTTGGAag GATGCCTACAAGATGTTAGAATCGGAAACAACCAAACTTCCTTGAGCAGACCAACAGTGAAAGAGAATGTTCAAGAAGGCTGTAATGTTCTCACGGAGTGCCAGAGTGAGTGTAGCGACAACGCAGAGTGTATAGTAGAGTGGGGGAAGTCTCGTTGTGAATGTGATAGAGGTTATGTAGGCGCTCTATGCCAACCGGTATGCAACATCAACCCCTGTGAAAATGGAGCAGAATGCATTGAAAACTCTGAGCTTAGCAAAGGCTACCAATGTATGTGCAACTCTTCAGAATACTCTGGAGAGTATTGCGAGGACAAGATGGCTCAACCGTGTCCATCCAGTTGGTGGGGATATCCG GTTTGTGGTCCTTGTCACTGTGATGTGAATGCTGGCTATAATCCAGACTGCGACAAGAAAACAGGACAGTGTTACTGCAGGGAGAACCATTACCAACCTAAGGGAAGCACGAAATGCACACCCTGTGATTGTTATCATGTGGGATCTTACGGTTCCCAATGTGACCAAGAAACTGGCCAATGCAAATGCAGAGAAGGTGTCATAGGACCAAATTGCGACTCCTGTCCCAATGCTTATGCTGAGGTCACCTTGAAGGGCTGTGAAG TGATATACGATGGATGCCCCAGAAGTTCTTCGAAATCTATTTGGTGGCCCAGGACCCTTTTCGGGTCTGAAGCCATCGAACCATGTCCGAAAGGTTCTCAAGGAAGATCTTCTAGAAAATGCGATAACGAATCGAATGGTTGGCAGGAACCAGACTTGTTTAATTGCACGTCTGACAGATTTGTGTTGTTGAGAGAAGAG ttaTCGAGCCTTGAAAGTGGAGCGCTGAATATGAATACGTTTGTTGCCATCAAGTTAGCTTCGGATTTATACAAAGCTACAAAAATGACAACATATTTGTATGGAGCTGACGTATTGGTAACCTTCGACCTCCTGAGAGAGCTTCTGCAGTATGAGTTCAAGTTGTTCGGTCTCAATTTGACTCATAGCCAAGACAAGGACTATATTCGG AACATCGTCTATTCTGTGAATACCGTATTGGATGCTAAACACAAAGACCACTGGTTGAGAATCAAACAACTTACGAATGAACCAGTGGATAAGTTGGTGGCACTAGTAGAAAAATATCTTATGGTTTTATCAATGAGTCAGCACGATACATACACCAGCCCCTTCGAAATTGTATCACCGAATATGG ttttggGTTTGGATGTCGTAACAGCAGAATCCCTTTACGGTTTCGAGGTAGAACTCCCAACCATGAGCAACCAGATGTATACCACAGAAAAAATCGTATTACCCGACACCTCAGACTTTTTGAAACCGAACGTGCAAAGTATGAGCTCACAAGGACCCCTAGTGGGTTTTCCCAAATACAACAACTACATTTTGGACAAGACCAAGTTCGACCAAAACACCAAACTGTACGTCCCCTTGAAATTACTTGGAATCGAACCTGTCAAGAGTTACGAACTTGTTACCAAGCATTCCTTGCCTCAAGAAGGAGCAGTCGTCAGTTATGCCCAATATAAGGAGGCTGGACTGCTGTTCCCAAAACATTACGACGCTTCAGTTGTCAGCAGATGGGGCGTGGACATAACACTTGGTTCTCCCATAATTTCTGTGCATATTCTTGTACCTGAGTACGTCGAAGCTGTTAAACCTCTTCCTATGGACATACTGAAATTTAGAGACTATCAACAGTCCGACCTAGTCCACGACGAAAAAGACAGTTGGTTCAAGCAGACACCTGAAGATGGAGGTGGAAAGTTCCATAAAAACGACCCACAGTTCTTAATTTACAACAATAGGAGAAAGAGAGACGATATGTCGACAAAAAGACTTCTGTATAAAAGTCTTTCAGGCACACAGCTCAAGCACTCGATCCGTTTGCAGATATGGTTGAATTCCAGCGATACCATCTTCAATGAAAGATCCAATCCACAGTGTGTTCATTGGTCTACAGCTAGAGG GATTGGAGAGTGGTCTAGAGTTGGTTGCAGAACGGAATTAGCTGAAAACTGGTTTGATGTTGATGAAGATACACCTTTGATGATCAACTGTACTTGCAATCACCTCAGCACTTTTGCTGTCTTGGTAGATGTCGTTGATCTAGAG TATATACCAGAGCCTTCACTGCTAGAAGACGTCACCAGTTACAGTTGCTTCAGTATTTCTTTGCCTCTCCTTCTAGCTACCTATTTGATTCTGGCTCTAATCCGAGGAGTGCAGACTAACTCGAATGTGATAAGGAAAAACTTGGTTTTCTGTGTTTTCCTAGCGGAACTGCTCTACTTTGTGGCTTTGAAAGCTAGGAAATCACTTGTACATAACGAG ATTTGTTGTAAATTAATAGCTATCAGTCTTCATTATCTTTGGTTGACATCATTCTCTTGGATGCTGGTCGATGCTATCCATCTCTACAGGATGCTGACGGAAATGAGAGATATCAATCATGGACCCATGCGTTTTTATTATTGCATGGGTTATGTAATGTCGGCAGTAATTGTTAGTTTGGCTGTTGGGGTTAGAGCTCACCAATATGGAAACTTCTACTT CTGTTGGATGTCTTTGTACGAGAGCATCATCTGGAGTATGGTGGGTCCAATCTGTATAATGGTGTTTgtgaattttatcatcctggcGTTATGCATTAGAGCCGCTTTTACAATACAAGATCATATACTAGGTTTCGGCAATTTGAG GACTTTGCTGTGGGTTTCTGCAATAGCCTTACCTCTTATGGGTTCTACTTGGATCTTAGCCTTGATGGCAGCTTCAGAACGTCATCCACTCTTCACACCAGCTTTATCAGCTGCTGTTCTGGTCCACGCTGCCTTCTCTCTTGCTGGATATTGTTTTGCGAATGAAAGGGTCAGGGAGAATCTTTTAAG ATCTCTAATGAGATGTATGGGTAAAAAGGTACCTTTATTAGAAACTACATCTGTCGGAGGAATCCCAAGTACTAGCAGTCAAAACATAAATATTCAATCA AGATCTGCTTTGGCTTACCATTCTGGTTTGGACCAGAGGAGGAACATGGGAATCTCAAACTCAAGTACCACTTCTCGGTCTACCACGAAAACCGGTTCAAGTCCATATAG GAGTGATACTCATTTGCGGCACACCTCTACCAGTACTTCAAACTACAATTCTACAAGTGACGTTCCATCTTATTTGAGAGGTTATGATACAGGTCTACATAAGCACAGAGAATTACCCGAAGAGACGGAAGAAAGAAGTAGAGAAAGAAGAAGGGATAGTGACAGTGATTCTGATGGTTCTGAAGGTCGAAGTTTAGATCTAGCGTCAAGTCACTCTAGTGACGATGATGAGTCCAGCAACAGAAGGCATAGATTGAGAG GAATTGATAATCGACAGAGTTATTTGCCGAATATAACAGAGAACGTGGTATCTAGGTGTGGTAGCCCGCCATCTTTAAATGTAGTGACCAATTCCCAATTGTTCCCAGCAGTTCCGCCAGCTTATGGGCCTAGATGGACAAGTCAACTTCCAGAAACCTACCTGCATAGTCCAAACA TACCTGAAGTTGGCCGTTGGTCTGCCGAAACTGGTTCCGACAACGAGATGTGTCAAAAAACAAGCTCACCTAATCCTCTGCCGAATCCAAACGTTCCATCTGACACCTGCATACCACATCTACAGAGTGAAAACTACATGGTTCGTCCACATTACGATAATCACTACAATCCCAAGAATCAGGTTTTCAAGAACAACTACGTGCCCAAAATGATGCCACACgaaaatatgaactatcaagATTACAACGAAAGAATGTCGGACATAGAGGAGAAACATCAGATGAACGATAAATACCTATTTCCTTATACAG CTGAGGAAGACCACGCCCCGATGCACAACATCTATCCTGCCCATCAGGTTAGCCATAATGACGTGAATAATCCATGTATGGACTACCATGGATCGGCCATGGGATCAAGAATTGGGTCTGTTCTGGGATCTTTCCATGGTTCAGTAGGTGGTAGTGTAAGAAGCTCTCCATCTCCTTTGATGCCACCAGTGACCATGATGCATGGTGGGCACCATCAAGATTCTCACCA GAAAAAAGCAGATGACAACGAAGAAACTTCGGTTTGA